TGTCTCTGGCAGCGGGAGCAACAGCCTTAGGAGCTTCTGTCTGACTGCTGGTGACAGCAGCTCCTCCATCTCAGGGCTGCAGTCCACAGCTGACCTTGAGGCAGACGGCATTGATGACCAGCAGGTAAGGCTCTGCCTTCTGAGAGGCACAAGCCGTGAGAGGACAAGGTTTAGCAAAGAGCACAGGGAACTTGGATAGGTTGAGCTCATGAAACTGTACTTAGAATAGGAAACgtctaaaataaatacagtccTCCCAACAATACTGGATATGCTTAACAAATTTGTCGGTGGCCTTTGCTTCAGACATAGGGTAGCAATGTGTAGATCTGGAACTAGATGAAAAACAGCACTTTTGCCATACATGTGAAGAGTATTGTGTACATATATCCCGTCAGATGTgatgattttaaaatacttttcttgagtctaaaaatgttaatgtaataGAATGTTCAATATTTCAGGGCAACCCGCCCGAACAATAAGAAAATCACACCACCAGCATGGGAGTCAAGGGTATACTGACGAACATATCTCAGAGACCAGAGATCACAGATATTGTCTATACAGATGAATGGTAGGCAGGCGGTGAGGGTTTTAGTAGTTGTGATTGCTGCAGGCAGGTCAGTCCACCACAGAGGAGAAACACTCTTTCACCTCAGTAATGGGATGTCGTACTGCAGACGTGTACAAGTAAAAGAGAATGCAGGAGGTACTGAGAGTCTGGTGGAAGAGAGCTGAAGGAGTGAGATTAAAATCTGATGTTACACTAGGTAGGAACAGACTGGTTTTGACAGACGTAAGCAAAGTCTAGCTTAAATCTGATGTGGGTGGCAACAGGAGCCAGTGAAGGGACTGGAGTCATGAAGTAAACTGAGGATGAGAAAAAACAGTGGAGTAGATGAACAGTTTTAGCATGGCAGCTGTCAAAGAGGAGAAGCTCATATGAACTCAGGTGTGAGGAAAACTCATATGCCCCTTTCTTTTCAGGGCAGTCTTTATGTGTTTTTTGGTGGATAAATTGGCTTTGTAAATAACTATTAAAAGTAATGAAAATACACTTACAGGACACATATAAAAATCAAACAAGTACAAATGTTTAGAATCACTTGAAAAGGCACATCATGTGAGGACCTGTTTCAGGTTTAAGATGAGCAGATAAAATAGGCAAACTAACTGAGGAAGGGATATCTGAAATATAGAGCAACACAATTGTTTTTCagtattgtttattattttctgtttatacTGGTCTCAAAACtccttttttctatttataataGTCTAGCTACTGAAGTACAGTAAATTGATATAACATGCACTGCATGAACAGATGCCTTATCTCTAAGACACAGATATGCATCGTAATGCTGGCTCTGAGGAAAAAGCATACTAAGCAGACAGTGCTGACTGTGTAGGGGAGCAAGGctaaaaattatttgaaattgtAAGACCTCACTTATTTGCAAAGTATTTCCTTTATAGGGCAATGTAAGGTTTACGATTAGTCTTAGATTAAGTTGTAAAGCATACATCTTTATTGTTCACTTTTTGGTCGAAAAAGGATTTTGTgagttttaagatttttttttattttaacttaatCCACATGCCCGTACATACTGGTCCATATATTTTCTATTGGCAAACTGCTCAACCCATAGTAAAtcagagcagtggttctcaaacctGGTTCTACGGAATCATGGTATCTTTTTCTCCAGCGTAGTTTGGAATCACACACTAGTTGTTTACAGCTTTCTACCTAGAACAAGACtgcttttaattattaaaaacattgaatGAGATTCATGTTAGCCCTGCGCCACTTTCTGAGCCTCcatgcaggtacagtatgttgcctgAAACATAACCAACTGAGCCACTGCAAAAGGAAAACACGACACACTATGGGAATGTCGGACACATTGTCTTTCCCGCGTTCCCAGAGTTGTTTCGACAGAAATACAAGTAAGCAAGCTGAGAAGGGAGCATAAAGTTCTGTACACTGATGTTTCTGGAAACAATTCTCTTCTCATTGGGTATTTTGGGACTCAGAACTGAGTGCCAAATTAAGTACACCAAATGCCTAACCGAGCAAGCAGATCACTTAGTGTTGTCAATGAGCTCTGGAAAATTCAAACTCATTTGGATCAATAATCAGCAGACGTGGGTAAGCAATTCTGAATTAGACAGAGAATGGAAATCTGCCTCTACTGAATGTCAGGAcactttttattgattttaattaatatgcCTGAGTTATTTGGTCTTTGATGTGAACTtgatgaagtttttttttctaatcacgTTTCATTTAACGACCATAATTCATAATACTTAGAACATTGAAAGTTCACAAAATTTCATTAGAGCTAGAAATGGTCACAAGGGAAATATTTAGAGCAGCACAGTGATGTGGACATGGTGCTGTTGCCTCATAGCTTTTGGGTCCTGGTTAGAATCTGGGTTCTTTCATattctccccagatttccatgGGGATTCGTTGGATGTACTGCTCTTCTCTCactttttaaagagaaattaaGATCTTCTTTTAATCTGAAACTCTTCTGTTAATATGTTAATTGGTATCTCTAAATTGTTCCTGTGAATGTGCCACAGAATGGTCTGGCATCCTGTGTAGAGTGCGGTTCAACACTTTATCCTTTGACAGTCATTCCCAGCCCTAGTCCAGGAGGAATATTCTCTACCGGTCTTCATTCCAGCTGAATCCTGAAATGGATTAATGAGCATTCAATTATTGGCAGTGTGAAGGTCCTACTGTCTCAGAAAATCATATGCATTCCCAATTTAAATTTAGAGTTATTATTCTTGTGCACCCCCTCTAATAGAGTGGAGTGAATTTCCAAGATGACAACAAATCCAAATCTTTTGGGGATTTTGCAAAATAACAGCCCTCAAACTCATTCCTAATTTTTGGAGCTATGAACTTAAACCAATTCTTCCTTCAGTCGTAATGGACTTGGCTGCTCATGGGTGCTAAAAACGTAGATTTCTGGACACTGTTAACGCTGTATTATTTTAGGTGACCCATGTAACTGACTCATCATAATCACGGCCAAGCCACTCAGGACATCAGTCTTCCTTCTTGGAAAATAGAGAAGGGGGAGCAAATGGAGTGGAAGATTGCACGCATCTGACGTAATACTGAAAAGTAGCTGTTTGTTGTGACAACACAACACCAGTGTTTGCCAattctgtaatttttttaaaaagggacgGGGCGTCCAGTGTAACCTTCAGACATTAGTTTCAGCAAACCTCGACAAAAAAGACTGACCCCACGTAatgcaggatatacagtatgtgtaaaacaatcttacagtgaaaacgtgtttttttttgtaaacactGACACCTGCTggggaaaaacaaacacaaactgtGGTAATGATCTTTTAAGGGAGCAGGGTGGTTTTGTCATTTTATGACTAGTATTGTACAGCGTGTGGTGTAGCTTAGTCTCTAACCAGAGGTGCTGTTTGTTTATGTTGCAGTACTATGCGGTCTACGCTTTTCAAGCTCGCTGTGAGCAGGAGCTGAGCCTGCAGGAGTACCAGCATGTGCGGATCTTGAAGTTCTGTGACCTGAGCGGCAATAAAGAGTGGTGGCTGGCTGAAGCCAATGGGCAGAAAGGCTATGTACCAGCAAACTACCTTGGAAAGATGTCGTATGCATAACAGATTCTCATGAACTTTGCCGAGTGCTGCATTAATTCAGTCTCTTATGAGAATCcctgctatttttattattgttgtcaaCACTGTGAGATTATCTTTGTGAATGAAGTACCATCTTGCACTATAAATGCTGAGCACTTAGTATTGCCACATACAGTGTTTTAAAGCAATGAATGTTATTCTACCTTAATTTGTTTAAGTAAATGTTGTTCTATctataatgtatatatacagattTATATGCAAAAATGcttatatgaaaatatattttaaacaatcatgcagtgtcagagaataccTTTCTCTTCTTAGATGTacgttctatttatttttttatgagatGAATAAAGATACGCAGCTATACAATTGAGAAACGGTCCAAagaaatgaacattttgcttATTATTACTAATCGTTACCATTAATCTGACAGCCTATGAAGAACATATCTTCCACCCTTAGGTTACAAAACATATTCAGACAATTCTTCAAAGGGAACTTCTATCTAAGCCAAGTTTTATACTTATGGCAAGGACATTGCATGCTTATGGAATAAACATACTTGATTATGATTCCTCTTCtgatttaataatgatttttaatttcctttcttcAGTTTGCTCGTTAGCCTTAATAAACTTTTGGTCTTCAACCAAAATCCTACAATTATCTTTAAAATTCTTAATTCAGAAAATTCTTGTAGACCCTGAACAATTCAACTTACAGTGCTTATCATATTTCACAAAAAGAAATTTCAGGGAAAACTAAATTGTGATGCTGGACCTAGGAAATACTTTCAGGAACTGGCCTCCTCTATCTCCATCTCATTTCACTGGTCAACATCCATATTGCATATGGAGCAGTTTCTGATTTATCCATTTGCATCTCACCACAGCAACCCACGGGTGAGAATGTTCTAAAGTTCACAAAATTATCTGAGCTCGGAGTTGTGCCATGTTAGGTTCTCCTTATCAGCCTGGTACACTATGTAGACAAGCTGGGGGGGTCAGTATGAGCCAGTATATCTCACCGTAAGGGTGATTTACCAATGGACCCCTTTGAACATTTTATTAGTGGGCATTGATTTCAGCACCAAGAAGGAATGAATAATGGGAAAATCCCAAAGCAATGTACTGGAATTTGACCTGCTGTAATGCAGATAAGTGTAAACCACTCCTAATCCTGGACTCCCACAAAAATCCCAAACCACTGGCACATGGAAAGAATTGAAAGgatttaataacacatttaatttattctggtgaatactaaaaaaaaaaaataatctttgcaTCAAAGGTTATTATTAgcaaaaacaacaattaaagGAAGATATACTATGTCACCATTATCAGTCCTATTCTTACAATGGTAATAACACAAGCAACACTCTGAGGCATTGCTACAGAGCTGATCCTCTTACTACCTCAGAATTAACCTTCTGGAATGAACTTGTAAAAACTTGCAGATCTAAGATATGTATAATttacctttgtctttttttttattattttggctTACTGGCAGCTGCTTTCCCATCCTTCTCAGTATTTGTTTACCATGCAGAAAGAAATGCTGATTTTCGGTTTCATTATGGCATTATTTACCACAAAGGATTGATTGCAATACTTGTAATATACTGTCAGATATAGTGTTGATATTTATGTTCTTGTGTTTCAATGATTTAAAATACCTGAATAAATATCTGTTACTTTCCTGAGCCCATGCTCTCACCTCTTGTCTGTAAAAGTtctattaaataatttataaacacTTAGTTTTACGGGTGAAAGGCTCAATCTTCACAAACTTAGCAATGACAACCTGACAAAGATAacagtgttttttattaactacaccAGCATCTGTTGACAATGGGGTGAACTATCTGGCTTAagatttctgaaagaaaatgtgtaaaacaacTAGTAAACAATcacctaagtaactgcaagatTGATACAACAGACTTGATATATGTGCAACTGTAAGATTTTATCAATAAAATGTGACATTGTTTTTGTCTTCCTACCCGATTGGTTTAAAATGTCAAGGAAATGCACAATTTAACAATTTAGTCTAGTCCAGGTGCAAGTTTAGGTCCTTAAAATTTTAGGTTGAAGTCTCACCTAAATCATACGGAATAAATTTAGGCTGCAGTCCACACAACATCAGTATGGCTGATTACCTTAGAGTGCAACAGCTGCTTAGTTAGGTGCAGAGAACAGCTGGAATACAATTAAGAAGCTGGGAAATGGAAAACGTATAGAAAAAttatcataaaaataataaagtccATCTGTACAATCTAAAATGAGGTCTTGGTTTCTCAGTTCTTATAATGGTTTGAACAGAAATTAAACGCAGAACTCAGTTAACAAATGCTATcaattttatttgctttccCCAAAAACCTTTTCCTTTCCACTGACAACAACTTGTTGAGAGAGGACAACAAGAACTGTACTCAGTGATCGGATGAGCTGCAATGCAGTGGAGCACACTATTTCCACGTGTATTTCTGAAATACCATTTAGGATTTTTCAGCAGCATATATAGTGAAGAATtcaagtattttgtttttctattaaaaaaaaaagcgtaGTGGAGAAAATCCAAAAGCTACACGTGCCTTCTTCCGTTCTCACTCTGAGGCAGTGTAGCTTGTATTTAATCCACCTGGAACagtgttcttattttttcagtttcttctgcgctgctttcttcttcaccatCTGCAAGCGCTTCATGGCATTCAGCTGCGACTCCTGGGAGGTGGGTGCTTTCCCTCCAGCCAGTGGGTCAGCAGACGCTTTTGTtccgttgttgttgttggtgctgctggtgctgctgctgctgcccccACCATTCCCACCATTGCTCCCACTTCCCCCATTACCACTGCTGCCAGCCTGGCTTGTACTTGCCGCAGGGCTGCTGCTGGGCCCCGCCAAGCCCACCTTATTGACGCTGTCACTGCTGGATGAGCGGTTGAGGCCTGGCTTCCCCAAAGTCAGGGGCGGCGGGGGCTTGAGAGGGACAGCGGTGGAGCCATTGTTGCCGTTGCCGTTGCCTGCTGCCATTTTGGACCCGAGTCCCGACTTGGCGCTGGCCAGCCCAGACAGTCCCACCGCCGGCTTCTGACTGGAGGTCACAGAGGTGGATTTCCCACTGGTGCTCGGCGTGGAGGATCCCAGCTTCGTGCTGGCTGGGCCAGCCGTGGAGGTCTTCGCTGCAAAGGCGGCCCATCCGGTCAAACCACTAGCTGCAGGCAGGGACGAGCTGTTGCCGGAGGGGTTTCCCGACACCGCAGTGGACGCCTGCAAAAGTCACACAGACCCTTCCTTACAATAAACGCCGAGATCCAGGATCCGCTTGAAATAACCTGCGTACTTGGCAAAGAAAAATCTCTCAGGCTGAGAAAATTCAGATTCAAACAACACACCCCTGTGCTGCAAACTATATATTATGAAAGTTAACACAGCCGTCTAGATTGTGTAATAAGGGAACATTTTTAATGCCTCAGTTCCCTTTACTGTCCAGGTCTCGGAAAACACCTTACCTTAACTTCTGTTCTCTTAAAAGCCTGGAATGTGCTGGCAGTGTCCTGCTTGGGCTTGACCTCTGGCTTCTTCACCAGAGTGTCCTTCACAACGGGGACAGCAGAGGTCACAGCAGGGGCTGGTTTCTGTGGAGGTTTTTGAGTCTTTTGTGCCTGTAAACAAACACAAGATATTTGATCTCAAATCATACACGTTATTTGCCAAAGCAATTCCTGTGCAAAAGTCCCATCCATTTTTCTATTAAGACCACGTGAATCTCTTAGAACTATAGGAgtcagagtttaaaagttatatAAACGCTTATTCAACAAATTATTGGCCTCTGAAAACTAAATCCTGAGGGGCTTATGTTTTTATTCACTTCAGCCATATTTCTACTCTAGAAACTGAAGAATAGGATTCAATTGAATTGTCTTCAAagtaatgcagtttttaaaggaATTTATGTTCATCTAACAACGTCTGGTCTTTTGAGAATATTATGACTGAATGTCTTAATGACCAAATTAATGGCTGTTGGTATGCTACATCTGATGCTACTTTGTCACAGTTACAATTACCAAAGATACTCTTGACTTAGAAGGCAAGGAATTGTACCTGAAAAATCAATTTAGCTATTCAAGAGAACAGCATTTAATTTGCAGCAAGGTTTACAGTTGTAAAGTAAGAGAAAAGAGTATCTGTGTTGCAGATTGtgcttttaaacttttaacatTTACTTTCAGACAAAATATTGTCCTAAAGAAGCATTAATCCCAACAGAGATGATAAAAATGACATATCTGTGTTGGTGTTTCTTTCAGTAAGTATGAAAAGAATACATCAAATGCAGgctttgaaataataaaaaatcaaaacagtatGATTTACcttataatataattaaaaccAAATGCTGATTTGATATGATTTTCTACAGGTAAATGTTCAGCCTCTGCTGCCACCTTGCTTTTAAGCAGGGTAAAACTTTTTTCAGAGATATTCCGacaattttacttaaaaaaataaaaaaaacattttgttgaatggtacatttacatgtttcttatATTAGTGTAAGATGCAGCTTCACTCCAGACATATTCTGGATACTTATATAAAAAACTGACTACCAATTTTCAGTTTTCCTTTCAGGAAAAAGCAGAGGCAGTGTATCTTATGCAGATGCACAACACTGCCTGTTCACACCTTTGATCCAATTCTGTTATTTACACAGATTTGATTATTGTTTAAGTCTAACATTTAATTGCAATCTAGGCTCTGAATTCAGCCTTACCATGCGCTTCATCTGCCTGGTGCACCGGGCGCAGTACCAGACCAGACGTGGGTCGTTGACGTCCTTGTCTGTCACCTGTGGCTTGTGACAGTCTTGGTGATAAAGATTGTGACACTCCTGACATTCCACAAGCTGGTTCCCTGAGGTGACTGTCATCTGCCTGCATTAACAGGGTgaaggaaaggaaaggaaacaggtcttacaaatgtatatttaactGATGTAGAGTTGCAAAGCAAACATTAGTGCAAAACAATTTCACACCATTTTCACAACAAATCCAGTGGTAATTAAAATTTTTgacttgtttaaacttcatccTCCCCCTTTAATGATAATGCCCATTTTCATGCCCTCTCTCCATTTTGAGCTGTTCTAGGTAATAAATGTTCACTGATGGGTGAGCCATCAGTGAAAATTAGATAAGATAagttcactttattagccatatacaatttcttgcattaggaattcgtcttttcgcataccccagcttgctctccatgagatacacagacagggagagaagcttggggtcagagcgcagggtcagccattgtacagcacccctggagcagttagggttaagggccttgctcaggagcctaatggagtaggattcctctgccggccccGGGATTTCAAccagcagccttccagccacaggcacagatccttagccacagagcctaCGCTTCACCCCAGACACCTATCCCAAAAGGTACTATCCCAACtgaagtaatttttttttgtattctataACTGTGATGCGCAGAATGGTGAAATACCAGCTTCTATTCCCAAATACTGGTTAGAAAAATCtaagaaaattataaaaaaaccaTTAAAGTATGGCAGgccaatttttatttttcagtttagttaatatttattaatatactaAAACATACAAATGTGTAAAACTGTAATAAAAGACAAGATCGTCTTTGCTTTATTTAGATTACTTTATGTTCTATAGGTGATCAACCTAggctgttcatactgtatgcaatgaGACGTTACTCACCTACAAACCACACAAGCCAAACCCATCTCCATAGCAAAATCATCGGCACTCGTCTCGTCAAAGCTGGACAAATCAGGAATGGGGAGGTCCTTGCTAGTTTGAACTGTGATGGGAGACGATCTATTCTCCTGCTTCTCCAGGCGAGGTTTCTTTGGTGGGTCAATTGCATCAACGGGATCCACTTTAACCTGAAATGACAGAATACAGGTGAAACTGTGGCACGTGTATCATAGGAGCCCCCCAATTTTAATTAACACCCAGCAATAGCAAACTTCCTATTGGGTTTCTACTAAGtagtaattattaaaatattatttttcatattacagtatttatacatgCGAACAATACTGATTTGGGTTTCCTATTGGGTTTCTACTAAGtagtaattattaaaatattctttttcatattacagtatttatatatgCAAACAATACTGATTTGGGttaaatttttaaatacattaagtaTAAGAACACAAGGACCTTTGTCCTAAGATGAGTGATGGTTAAAAACATTGTAACCATTAAAAAAGCCACAGAATGTTCAACAACATTGTGTAAATGTGAAACAGTCTACATAAGCTTTGCATGCTAATGATACAACTCATGTATTCCTGCTCAGTTTCACCTTAAGAATGAGATACCTAACCCAAGGTATCTGAAAAACTTCAGATAGTGGTTGTTTAGAAACTAGGACTGGCAAATGCTTGCCATCCTCATGAATGGgaatcttcctttttttcctcgtTTTCCTGACAGTTTACCTTCTCCGATGTTCTTTTCTCActctcttttttgcttttttcagaGCTGCTTGACTTGCCATTGCCACTGCCTGAGGAAGAGGAGCTAGAGGAAGATTTTGTCTCCTGCTTGCTCAAGCTCACTTTCGTAACGGTCACCTTGGAGACCTCCACTTCCTGTTTGGGGAAAGAAAGATTTCACACCACAGGTAGGACACGCCAGtgaagaacaacaacaaaaaaaatagaacagaaCAAAATGAGTGAAACTCTTTAAAGACAAGTCTTTGATTACTTTTACTCTTGTAGGCTGAACTGTGTCCAGATTACAGGATTTCCTTTGTAAACAAGGTTCAAACACAAGGCAAAGCccttttttgttacattttaaaatgttatttctcaaaaaaaaagCAAGGTCATGGCTCTGCAACAAACTAGTGCATCATGGCTCAAATGTAAGGCCTTACTCATAATTTTCTGCAAAGGGTTACCTTGAGCGTGGTCCGATAGTTTGAATCACTTCCCCTTGCCAAGGATTCATCTAGCAGTGCCTTCAGTTTCTCTGCTGAATCCTTGCTTTTGGAATGCAGGTATCCAAGGCCTTTCAGAAAGATTGGGTCCAGCTCCAGACTTACAGTGGCAGCCATGATCTCTGTCAGCTGTTATGGACATACAACATGAATCTGCAAGGGTCTTGATGCGAGAGTTGCCATCAGTGACAGAGCATACCTTAAGTGTGCAGTCTGAACGTGAAGGAAGGGCCAAAGGCTGATGCATTTCTTTGTCTGTTACTGTTTAACTGACAAAACATTATgcatcatttaatctcttttctGGTTCAGAGAGTGGCCACATTTCCCTCAATCCTGTTCAGCTGCTGgaaaacataagaaaatgactgcttgcatttaatattaaatagttACTTACTAAATGGACACCTCCACCAAAAGCCTGCACTATATTGTCAGGGATGTATAGGTTTAGCTTTTTCTGCAGATATATTTTTATGACTTGAATCTCATTTTGTCCTATTTTCAGAAAATCAGAGGTCAAATGGAAATTTGTAAAAGTATCTGAATAGTCACTTTGTAGTGTAACAAACGATATTAATCTCTTGGTTCACAGCCATATGAAACATGCTGTTATGCTGTTACAGTCGCACCGAGTAAATTGCCAGTTGGATCGTCCAAattttattaatgaaatgcCCTGTCGTTTATTTCAAAACCTAATACTATTACAGTTAAGTCATGATACTGATATTTTCTATATGAACAAAAATATTCATTGGTATTCCCTTTTATAAATATCTAACAGCCAGTGGTGGTAACGCTTTATAtcataaggaaaaaaataagcatttttgattaatttattcGTATGATTTATTCCCTTCAGAACTATTCTGAACGAACTATTTTGTCCAGAATCCGGAACCAGCCGTACAACTACTCCGCAGCACAGGATATACTATTGCTAAAGAAAAACACGTATTACACAATAACAAAATCTTTGagattaaatgcctttttttccaaatattacTTCACCTCTCTAGTTTTACACTTCATCACCACTGGTGTAAAAATCTCGGAATGGGAATATTGCTACTAGATTTCCTAATCTGTCATCTGGACGGAAGTACATACATACACCTTGCAACAAACTTATTTCAACTGTAATTTAAACACCTCTTGTTTTTAACGCATTTCCTTTCTTACCTTTGTTTTtcgaaaataaaaaacaaaaataaactgatGCAAACTAACATCTGTTCAATTTATATacctatacatatatatatagctCCGTATATTTACAATTTACGCCGTGAGCATGTCCCTTTCCGATATGATCTATAACCATCCTTCCCCTTTTTGTGTTCGGGGGaaacaaaacataatatttGTACCCTATCggggaaaaaaacttttttgatCGTTCATAAAACAGTTAATCAGCATTTAAATCatataataaaaacagttaATTCATTTACGTGCCATTTTTTCCAACTACTTAACGACTATTTAATTTAAGATGACGTTTCCCAACCGTCGGTTAAGGGTGTGAGATGTTACACGGACACGTTTCTTGGTGACACAAGGAAGAAAAGGTTTGAAACAGCGTGACTGTGTGCAAAGAGAACTGTAGCTGCAGAGGCTTGCTGTGAGTAGAGTAAGCTGATTTCGTTTTTGACGCTTgcgaaaacaaacaagaaaagcgGTGAATTGAATGGGAGAGATTcaaacagtaaaataataataaacatcaaCAACTTCTTTTAGGCGCAACATGTTTATAAAGCTAGACATGTGTACAAGATCTGTATAATAAAAACCCTACAGAAATACCTCTTGatatgtttttacttttaagttaaATGTTGTAAATGAAACGAAATGTCGTTgtcattttaactattttaatttaattaaacgtCTGATTTGTTATAGTGTCTTAGGGTCCACTTGGGCTAGAGAGAGAATTTTAGTGCACTTGTCTTGAAAACTGCTTGTTCAGTTACATTTGATGTTGATCGCATTCGCATGAAGGGTGTTGAATCTTTTACTCCTcacctttaaaaaatgaaaaatttgcAGTGAAGTTGAACTAATCTTAACGGTAGCATATTTTCATTGAcacgctgatttttctcttgGGCAGAACGTATGTGTGGGTCACAGCATGTCTTT
Above is a genomic segment from Lepisosteus oculatus isolate fLepOcu1 chromosome 1, fLepOcu1.hap2, whole genome shotgun sequence containing:
- the ints12 gene encoding integrator complex subunit 12, which translates into the protein MAATVSLELDPIFLKGLGYLHSKSKDSAEKLKALLDESLARGSDSNYRTTLKEVEVSKVTVTKVSLSKQETKSSSSSSSSGSGNGKSSSSEKSKKESEKRTSEKVKVDPVDAIDPPKKPRLEKQENRSSPITVQTSKDLPIPDLSSFDETSADDFAMEMGLACVVCRQMTVTSGNQLVECQECHNLYHQDCHKPQVTDKDVNDPRLVWYCARCTRQMKRMAQKTQKPPQKPAPAVTSAVPVVKDTLVKKPEVKPKQDTASTFQAFKRTEVKASTAVSGNPSGNSSSLPAASGLTGWAAFAAKTSTAGPASTKLGSSTPSTSGKSTSVTSSQKPAVGLSGLASAKSGLGSKMAAGNGNGNNGSTAVPLKPPPPLTLGKPGLNRSSSSDSVNKVGLAGPSSSPAASTSQAGSSGNGGSGSNGGNGGGSSSSTSSTNNNNGTKASADPLAGGKAPTSQESQLNAMKRLQMVKKKAAQKKLKK